A genome region from Nocardia sp. NBC_01730 includes the following:
- a CDS encoding HU family DNA-binding protein, whose protein sequence is MNKAELIDVLTEKLGTDRRTATAAVEHVVDTIVRAVHKGQSVTITGFGVFEQRKRAARVARNPRTGETVKVKPTSVPAFRPGAQFKAVIAGKQKLAASGPAVKRGVNAPVAAKKAAAKKAAAKKAAAKKATATKAPAKTTARKAAAKAPAKTTARKATATKTAAKKAPAKKAMAAKKAPAKKTATKATAAKKTTAAKKTVAKKAPAKKTAAKKAPARRAR, encoded by the coding sequence ATGAACAAGGCGGAACTGATCGACGTTCTGACCGAAAAGTTGGGTACGGACAGGCGCACGGCCACCGCGGCAGTCGAGCATGTGGTCGACACCATCGTGCGCGCGGTGCACAAGGGTCAGAGCGTCACTATCACCGGATTCGGTGTGTTCGAACAGCGTAAGCGTGCGGCTCGCGTCGCACGGAACCCGCGCACCGGCGAAACCGTGAAGGTGAAGCCCACTTCGGTGCCCGCGTTCCGTCCCGGCGCGCAATTCAAGGCGGTCATCGCGGGTAAGCAGAAGCTGGCCGCGAGTGGTCCCGCCGTCAAGCGCGGCGTGAATGCGCCGGTGGCCGCCAAGAAGGCCGCCGCGAAGAAGGCGGCGGCTAAGAAGGCCGCCGCGAAGAAGGCGACCGCGACCAAGGCGCCTGCCAAGACGACAGCCCGTAAGGCCGCCGCCAAGGCTCCGGCAAAGACCACCGCCCGCAAGGCGACTGCGACCAAGACCGCCGCGAAGAAGGCGCCCGCGAAGAAGGCGATGGCGGCCAAGAAGGCTCCGGCCAAGAAGACAGCTACGAAGGCTACCGCGGCCAAGAAGACCACCGCCGCCAAGAAGACCGTCGCCAAGAAGGCGCCTGCGAAGAAGACCGCTGCCAAGAAGGCTCCGGCTCGCCGCGCCCGCTGA
- the leuD gene encoding 3-isopropylmalate dehydratase small subunit, protein MEAFTVHKGIGVPLRRSDVDTDQIIPAVYLKRVTRTGFEDGLFAAWRTDPDFILNIEPYNRGSVLVAGPDFGTGSSREHAVWALSDYGFRVVISSRFADIFRGNAGKGGLVAAQMSQNDVEMLWKLIEEQPGLELVVDLRARTVAAGTVVLPFDIDDYTRWRLLEGLDDIGLTLRRSDTIAEFERTRPAWKPTTLPAHISQT, encoded by the coding sequence ATGGAAGCCTTCACCGTGCACAAGGGCATCGGGGTGCCGCTGCGCCGATCCGATGTCGATACCGATCAGATCATCCCCGCCGTCTACCTGAAGCGGGTAACCCGCACCGGATTCGAGGACGGGTTGTTCGCTGCATGGCGAACGGATCCCGACTTCATTCTGAACATCGAGCCCTACAACAGGGGTAGTGTGCTGGTCGCGGGTCCGGATTTCGGTACAGGATCCTCACGTGAGCACGCCGTTTGGGCGCTGTCGGACTACGGCTTTCGGGTGGTCATCTCGTCGCGGTTCGCCGACATCTTCCGTGGCAATGCGGGTAAAGGCGGTCTGGTGGCGGCTCAGATGTCACAGAACGATGTCGAAATGCTCTGGAAGTTGATAGAGGAACAGCCGGGCCTGGAATTGGTTGTGGACCTCCGGGCGCGCACCGTAGCGGCCGGAACCGTCGTGTTGCCGTTCGATATTGATGACTACACCCGGTGGCGTCTGCTCGAAGGATTGGACGACATCGGACTGACTCTGCGCCGGAGTGACACCATCGCCGAGTTCGAAAGGACAAGGCCAGCATGGAAACCCACCACCCTGCCAGCACATATTTCGCAGACGTAA
- the leuC gene encoding 3-isopropylmalate dehydratase large subunit, giving the protein MAEPRTLAEKVWDQHVVARGEGEGASREPDLIYIDLHLVHEVTSPQAFDGLRAAGRPVRRPDLTIATEDHNVPTIDIDKPIADPISRTQVETLRRNCAEFGVRLHPMGDLDQGIVHVVGPQLGLTQPGTTVVCGDSHTSTHGAFGALAMGIGTSEVEHVLATQTLSLRPFKTMAITVDGTLPAGVTSKDLILAVIAKIGTGGGQGYVLEYRGEAIRAMSMEARMTICNMSIEAGARAGMIAPDATTYEFLKGRPHAPQGADWEAAVAAWEALKTEEGAVFDAEVHIDATELSPFVTWGTNPGQGAPLGAAVPDPAGIADEVARESAEKALRYMDLEPGTPLREVSVDTVFVGSCTNGRIEDLRAVAGILKGRHVADGVRMLVVPGSMRVRAQAEKEGLGEIFTAAGAEWRQAGCSMCLGMNPDQLEPGQRCASTSNRNFEGRQGKGGRTHLVSPLVAAATALRGTLSSPADLD; this is encoded by the coding sequence ATGGCCGAACCGCGCACGCTGGCCGAGAAAGTATGGGACCAGCATGTCGTCGCTCGCGGTGAAGGTGAAGGTGCCTCGCGCGAACCCGACCTGATCTATATCGACCTGCATCTCGTCCATGAGGTGACCAGTCCGCAGGCCTTTGACGGGCTGCGCGCCGCGGGGCGTCCGGTGCGGCGGCCGGATCTCACCATCGCGACCGAGGATCACAACGTCCCGACGATCGATATCGACAAGCCGATCGCCGACCCGATTTCGCGCACCCAGGTGGAGACGCTGCGGCGCAACTGCGCGGAATTCGGTGTCCGGCTGCATCCGATGGGCGACCTGGACCAGGGGATCGTCCACGTGGTCGGGCCGCAGCTCGGCCTGACCCAGCCGGGGACGACGGTGGTGTGCGGCGACAGCCACACCTCGACGCACGGCGCGTTCGGCGCCCTGGCGATGGGTATCGGCACCTCCGAAGTCGAGCATGTGCTTGCCACCCAGACGCTCTCGCTGCGCCCGTTCAAGACCATGGCGATCACCGTCGACGGCACGCTGCCTGCCGGCGTGACGAGCAAAGACCTGATCCTGGCGGTCATCGCGAAGATCGGCACCGGCGGCGGCCAGGGGTATGTCCTGGAGTATCGGGGCGAGGCCATCCGCGCCATGTCGATGGAGGCCCGAATGACCATCTGCAACATGTCCATCGAAGCGGGCGCGCGGGCGGGCATGATCGCGCCGGACGCCACGACCTATGAATTCTTGAAAGGGCGGCCGCACGCCCCGCAGGGGGCCGACTGGGAGGCGGCAGTGGCCGCCTGGGAGGCGCTGAAGACCGAAGAGGGCGCGGTTTTCGACGCCGAGGTGCACATCGACGCCACCGAGCTGTCCCCATTCGTCACCTGGGGTACCAACCCGGGCCAGGGCGCCCCGCTCGGTGCCGCGGTGCCGGACCCCGCCGGGATCGCCGACGAGGTGGCCCGTGAATCGGCAGAGAAGGCACTGCGGTACATGGATTTGGAGCCGGGCACTCCGCTTCGGGAAGTGTCGGTCGACACCGTATTCGTCGGTTCGTGCACCAACGGGCGCATTGAGGATTTGCGGGCGGTGGCCGGGATTTTGAAGGGACGCCATGTCGCCGACGGGGTGCGAATGCTGGTTGTACCGGGGTCGATGCGGGTTCGCGCACAGGCGGAAAAAGAAGGACTGGGCGAGATTTTCACCGCGGCAGGCGCTGAATGGCGGCAGGCGGGGTGCTCAATGTGTCTGGGAATGAATCCGGACCAGCTCGAGCCCGGCCAGCGTTGCGCTTCCACCTCGAACCGGAACTTCGAAGGCAGGCAGGGCAAAGGCGGCCGTACCCACCTGGTTTCCCCCCTCGTAGCGGCCGCGACGGCGCTCCGTGGAACTCTGTCCTCGCCTGCGGATCTGGACTGA
- a CDS encoding IclR family transcriptional regulator codes for MRQHSGVGVLDKAVAVLYAVAEHPCGLNELCVRTGLPRATAHRLAVGLEVHRLLARDNNGMWRPGPALAELATGANDPLLEAASAILPRLREITGESVQLYCRDGNARICVAALEPPVGLRDTVPIGARLPLTAGSAAKVLLAWSDPELQRTILPDAVFGERALAEVRKRGWAQSAAERAAGVASVSAPVRDAAGTIVAAVSVSGPIDRMGRRPGARWAADLVAAAEALHKRL; via the coding sequence ATGAGACAGCATAGCGGTGTCGGCGTCCTCGACAAAGCAGTGGCGGTCCTGTACGCCGTAGCCGAGCATCCCTGCGGTCTCAACGAGCTGTGCGTGCGCACCGGACTGCCCCGCGCTACCGCGCACCGCCTTGCCGTCGGCCTGGAGGTGCACCGCCTGCTCGCCCGCGACAACAACGGGATGTGGCGCCCAGGACCGGCCCTCGCCGAGCTCGCGACCGGCGCCAACGACCCGCTACTCGAGGCCGCGTCGGCCATTCTGCCCCGGCTGCGCGAGATCACCGGGGAGAGCGTTCAGCTCTACTGCCGCGACGGCAACGCGCGCATCTGCGTCGCGGCGCTGGAACCCCCCGTCGGACTGCGCGATACCGTCCCGATCGGGGCGCGCCTTCCGCTCACCGCGGGCTCGGCGGCCAAGGTGCTGCTCGCCTGGTCCGACCCGGAACTGCAGCGCACCATCCTGCCCGACGCGGTGTTCGGCGAGCGCGCGCTGGCCGAGGTCCGCAAGCGCGGCTGGGCGCAGAGCGCTGCCGAGCGCGCGGCGGGTGTGGCCAGCGTCTCCGCGCCGGTGCGCGACGCCGCGGGCACCATCGTCGCCGCCGTATCGGTGTCGGGTCCGATCGACCGGATGGGCCGCAGGCCGGGCGCCCGCTGGGCCGCGGATCTGGTCGCGGCGGCCGAGGCATTGCACAAGCGCCTGTAA
- a CDS encoding pyridoxamine 5'-phosphate oxidase family protein, which produces MGVNQRAQIVMSDAEITEFLEHSRIATLATIGPLGTPHLIAMWYALIDGEIWFETKAKSQKAVNLRRDPRVTCMVEAGQTYDQLRGVSIEGRAEIVEDAGRLFAVGVSVWERYTGPYSEEARPMVESMLHKRVAVRVVPERVRSWDHRKLGLPQLPLGGTTAQWLD; this is translated from the coding sequence ATGGGAGTCAACCAACGGGCACAGATCGTGATGTCCGACGCCGAGATCACCGAGTTCCTCGAGCACAGCCGGATCGCGACACTGGCGACCATCGGCCCGCTGGGCACGCCGCACCTGATCGCCATGTGGTACGCGCTGATCGACGGCGAGATCTGGTTCGAGACCAAAGCCAAGTCGCAGAAGGCGGTGAACCTGCGCCGCGATCCACGGGTCACCTGCATGGTCGAGGCGGGCCAGACCTATGACCAGCTGCGCGGTGTGTCGATCGAAGGGCGTGCCGAAATCGTCGAGGACGCCGGGAGACTGTTCGCGGTCGGCGTGAGCGTCTGGGAACGGTACACCGGGCCCTACAGCGAAGAGGCGCGCCCGATGGTGGAGTCCATGCTGCACAAACGGGTCGCCGTCCGCGTCGTTCCCGAACGTGTACGCAGCTGGGATCACCGCAAACTGGGCCTTCCGCAGCTACCACTCGGCGGCACCACCGCGCAGTGGCTCGACTGA
- a CDS encoding DUF5302 domain-containing protein yields the protein MADSDSSNGSADEVKRKFREALERKTQQHARAADHLDGRSKASGAHTAASHKREFRRKSG from the coding sequence ATGGCGGATTCGGATAGTTCCAATGGCAGCGCCGACGAGGTGAAGCGGAAGTTCCGCGAGGCACTGGAGCGCAAGACCCAGCAGCACGCCCGCGCGGCCGACCACCTCGACGGCCGGTCCAAGGCTTCGGGGGCGCACACCGCGGCCAGCCACAAGCGGGAATTCCGCCGCAAGAGCGGTTAG
- the gltX gene encoding glutamate--tRNA ligase, with amino-acid sequence MTEVRVRFCPSPTGTPHVGLIRTALFNWAYARHHGGTFVFRIEDTDAARDSEESYRAIIDALRWLGLTWDEGPEVGGPYEPYRQSQRRDRHLDVVRRLLEAGEAYESFSTPEEVEARHRAAGRDPKLGYDNYDRDLTPQQIAAHREAGRPAVVRLRMPDEDLSWHDLVRGETTFKAGTVPDFALTRGNGDPLYTLVNPVDDALMRITHVLRGEDLLSSTPRQLALYSALRRIGVTDFTPEFGHLPFVMGQGNKKLSKRDPESNLFAHRDRGFIPEGLLNYLALLGWGLAEDRDVFTMAEMVEAFDISKVNSNPARFDQKKADAINAEHIRLLEHGDFAYRLRDYLTEHGHIGAEIDEKVFTAAAELVQTRIVVLSDAWELLRFLFAPADQFTIDPVAGAKNLGADATAVLQAAIAAVEPLTEWTAPALEDALKTALIDDLGLKPRKAFAPVRVAVTGSHISPPLYESLELLGRAVTVERLRAALAWAAQA; translated from the coding sequence ATGACTGAAGTACGGGTCCGATTCTGCCCGTCACCGACGGGAACACCACACGTCGGCCTGATCCGGACGGCGCTGTTCAACTGGGCATACGCCCGCCATCACGGAGGCACGTTCGTCTTCCGCATCGAAGATACCGATGCCGCACGCGATTCCGAGGAGTCCTACCGGGCGATCATCGACGCGTTGCGCTGGCTCGGCCTCACCTGGGACGAGGGGCCGGAGGTCGGCGGGCCCTACGAACCGTACCGCCAATCGCAGCGAAGGGATCGGCATCTGGACGTGGTTCGGCGTTTGCTGGAGGCGGGGGAGGCCTACGAATCCTTCTCCACGCCTGAGGAAGTCGAGGCCCGCCATCGCGCCGCTGGACGCGATCCGAAGCTCGGCTACGACAACTACGACCGCGACCTCACTCCCCAGCAGATCGCGGCGCATCGCGAGGCCGGGCGCCCCGCCGTGGTTCGGCTCCGGATGCCCGACGAGGATCTGTCCTGGCACGATCTCGTGCGCGGCGAGACCACCTTCAAGGCGGGGACGGTGCCGGATTTCGCGCTCACCCGCGGCAACGGAGATCCGCTGTACACACTGGTCAACCCGGTCGACGACGCGCTGATGCGGATCACCCACGTGCTGCGCGGTGAGGACCTGCTCTCCTCGACCCCGCGTCAGCTCGCGCTCTATTCCGCGTTGCGCCGGATCGGGGTCACCGACTTCACTCCTGAGTTCGGCCATCTGCCCTTCGTCATGGGTCAGGGCAACAAGAAGTTGTCCAAGCGTGATCCGGAGTCGAATCTGTTCGCTCACCGCGACCGAGGATTCATCCCAGAGGGTTTGCTGAATTACCTCGCCCTACTTGGCTGGGGCCTCGCGGAGGATCGTGATGTGTTCACTATGGCGGAGATGGTCGAGGCTTTCGACATATCGAAAGTAAATTCGAATCCGGCCAGATTCGACCAGAAGAAGGCGGACGCGATCAACGCCGAGCACATCCGATTGCTGGAGCACGGTGATTTCGCATACCGACTTCGGGATTACCTCACCGAACACGGCCACATCGGTGCGGAAATCGATGAGAAGGTGTTCACCGCGGCGGCCGAACTCGTGCAGACCAGGATCGTGGTGTTGTCGGACGCTTGGGAACTGTTACGTTTCTTGTTCGCGCCTGCGGATCAGTTCACGATCGATCCCGTCGCGGGCGCCAAGAATCTCGGCGCCGACGCGACCGCGGTATTGCAGGCTGCTATTGCCGCGGTGGAGCCGCTGACGGAATGGACGGCACCGGCGCTCGAAGACGCGCTGAAAACGGCGCTGATCGATGATCTGGGACTCAAACCGCGCAAGGCCTTCGCGCCGGTGCGGGTCGCGGTCACCGGCTCGCACATCAGCCCGCCGCTGTACGAGTCGCTGGAACTACTCGGCCGTGCGGTCACCGTGGAACGGCTGCGCGCGGCGCTGGCGTGGGCCGCGCAGGCCTGA
- a CDS encoding fumarylacetoacetate hydrolase family protein: MRLGRVASPDGVAFVSIEGGGSDIAGGSRAGSEIAKEIAEHPFGTPTFTGRSWPLADVRLLAPILASKVVCIGKNYAAHAAEMGGPAPADPVIFLKPNTSIIGPNVPIILPPSSAQVDYEGELAIVIGRPCKDVPASRALDVVLGYTAANDVTARDQQRHDGQWTRGKGYDTFCPLGPWIETSLDPSDLEIVTELDGEVRQRSRTSLLLHDIPKLIEWITTVMTLLPGDVILTGTPEGVGPLQNGQQVSVTVEGIGTLTNPVAAKR; encoded by the coding sequence ATGCGTCTAGGTCGAGTTGCCAGTCCCGATGGGGTCGCCTTCGTCAGCATCGAAGGCGGTGGAAGCGACATCGCGGGAGGGAGTAGGGCGGGATCGGAGATCGCCAAGGAGATCGCGGAACACCCGTTCGGCACGCCGACGTTCACCGGCCGGAGCTGGCCGCTGGCCGACGTGCGACTGCTCGCGCCGATCCTGGCGAGCAAGGTGGTCTGCATCGGCAAGAACTATGCCGCGCACGCGGCCGAGATGGGCGGTCCCGCGCCTGCCGACCCGGTGATCTTCCTCAAGCCGAACACCTCGATCATCGGGCCGAATGTCCCGATCATCCTGCCGCCCAGCTCCGCTCAGGTCGATTACGAGGGCGAGCTGGCCATCGTCATCGGCCGTCCGTGCAAGGACGTGCCCGCCTCTCGCGCGCTGGACGTCGTACTCGGTTACACCGCTGCCAACGACGTCACCGCCCGCGACCAACAGCGCCACGACGGCCAGTGGACAAGAGGTAAGGGCTACGACACGTTCTGCCCGCTCGGACCGTGGATCGAAACCTCTTTGGATCCTTCGGATCTGGAGATCGTCACCGAGCTCGACGGTGAGGTCCGTCAGCGCAGCCGCACTTCTCTTCTGCTGCACGATATTCCGAAGCTCATCGAGTGGATCACCACCGTGATGACGCTGCTGCCCGGTGACGTCATCCTCACCGGCACCCCCGAGGGCGTCGGCCCGCTGCAGAACGGGCAGCAGGTGTCCGTGACTGTGGAGGGCATCGGAACCCTCACCAATCCCGTTGCCGCCAAACGCTGA